The following are encoded in a window of Streptomyces sp. SAT1 genomic DNA:
- a CDS encoding flavin-containing monooxygenase: protein MAEHEYAHVRVAVIGSGFGGLGAAVRLRREGITDFVVLERADSVGGTWRDNSYPGCACDVPSHLYSFSFAPNPEWPRTFSGQQHIRSYLEHVADTFGLRPHLRFGSEVKKAAWNAERLCWDIETSSGSLSADVVVSATGPLSDPKIPDIKGLDTFPGKVFHSARWDHGYDLAGKRVAMVGTGASAIQIVPSIQPEVARLTLFQRTPPWVMPRVDRAISGLERSLHRAVPATTRLRRGLLWGIRELQVQAFTKRPDELGFVEKIAQRNMARAVKDPALRAKLTPDYRIGCKRILLSSTYYPALARDNVDVVASGLSEIRGSTVVAADGTETEVDAIVFGTGFHVTDMPIAERVVGADGRTLAETWKNGMAALRGATAAGFPNCMTIIGPNTGLGNSSMILMIESQLNYMADYLRQLDVLGPGTALDVRQSAVNAWNRTVQERMKRTVWNTGGCTSWYLDAAGRNTTVWPGTTTEFRRATRRVDLAEYEVVRAPKASRTPGTGASGAPSPAPAASRPAEVQA from the coding sequence ATGGCCGAGCACGAGTACGCACACGTACGGGTGGCGGTGATCGGGTCCGGGTTCGGCGGACTGGGCGCCGCGGTGCGCCTGCGCCGGGAGGGGATCACCGACTTCGTCGTGCTGGAGCGCGCGGACAGCGTCGGCGGCACCTGGCGGGACAACAGCTATCCCGGGTGCGCCTGCGACGTGCCCTCCCACCTCTACTCCTTCTCCTTCGCGCCCAACCCGGAGTGGCCGCGCACCTTCTCCGGCCAGCAGCACATCCGCTCCTATCTGGAGCATGTCGCCGACACCTTCGGGCTCCGCCCGCACCTGCGCTTCGGCTCCGAGGTGAAGAAGGCGGCCTGGAACGCCGAGCGGCTGTGCTGGGACATCGAGACCAGCAGCGGCAGCCTCAGCGCGGACGTCGTGGTCTCCGCGACCGGACCGCTGTCCGACCCGAAGATCCCGGACATCAAGGGCCTGGACACCTTCCCCGGCAAGGTCTTCCACTCCGCCCGCTGGGACCACGGCTACGACCTCGCGGGCAAGCGGGTCGCCATGGTCGGCACCGGTGCCTCCGCCATCCAGATCGTGCCGTCCATCCAGCCCGAGGTCGCCCGCCTCACGCTCTTCCAGCGCACCCCGCCGTGGGTGATGCCCCGCGTCGACCGCGCCATCAGCGGCCTGGAGCGCTCCCTGCACCGCGCGGTGCCCGCCACCACCCGGCTGCGCCGCGGCCTGCTGTGGGGCATCCGCGAACTCCAGGTGCAGGCGTTCACCAAGCGGCCCGACGAACTCGGCTTCGTCGAGAAGATCGCCCAGCGCAACATGGCCCGCGCCGTCAAGGACCCGGCGCTGCGCGCCAAGCTCACCCCCGACTACCGCATCGGCTGCAAGCGGATCCTGCTCTCCAGCACCTACTACCCGGCGCTCGCCCGGGACAACGTGGACGTGGTGGCCAGCGGGCTCAGCGAGATCCGCGGCTCGACCGTGGTCGCCGCCGACGGCACCGAGACCGAGGTCGACGCGATCGTCTTCGGCACCGGCTTCCACGTCACGGACATGCCGATCGCCGAGCGGGTCGTCGGCGCGGACGGCCGCACCCTGGCGGAGACCTGGAAGAACGGCATGGCCGCGCTGCGCGGCGCCACCGCGGCCGGTTTCCCGAACTGCATGACGATCATCGGCCCCAACACCGGCCTCGGCAACTCCTCGATGATCCTCATGATCGAGTCCCAGCTGAACTACATGGCCGACTATCTGCGCCAGTTGGACGTCCTCGGCCCGGGGACCGCCCTCGACGTCCGGCAGAGCGCGGTGAACGCCTGGAACCGCACGGTGCAGGAGCGCATGAAGCGCACCGTGTGGAACACCGGCGGCTGCACCAGCTGGTACCTGGACGCGGCCGGCCGCAACACCACTGTCTGGCCCGGCACCACCACCGAGTTCCGCCGCGCCACCCGGCGCGTGGACCTCGCCGAGTACGAGGTCGTACGGGCGCCCAAAGCGTCCAGGACGCCCGGGACCGGCGCGAGCGGGGCCCCCTCGCCCGCGCCCGCCGCGTCCCGGCCCGCGGAGGTGCAGGCGTGA
- a CDS encoding MerR family transcriptional regulator → MEELARLAGITVRTLRFYRERKLIPPPRREGRIAWYDDHHLARLRTITALLERGHTLSGIAELAEAFDHGRDVGDLLGVGEPTEETPVRLTPEELADHFAGEVTAENLAAAMDLGYLGTDGDEIVHVSRRLLDVSAALVREGIPLAAVLAAGHRVRAHAEALAELFTDLITHHGTEKDLHRLRPLAKSVVDAELSMALDRRLNKGA, encoded by the coding sequence ATGGAGGAGCTGGCGCGGCTGGCCGGCATCACCGTGCGCACCCTGCGCTTCTACCGCGAACGCAAGCTGATACCCCCGCCCCGCCGTGAGGGCCGTATCGCCTGGTACGACGACCATCACTTGGCCCGGCTGCGCACCATCACGGCCCTGCTGGAACGCGGCCACACGCTCAGCGGCATCGCCGAGCTGGCCGAGGCGTTCGACCACGGCCGCGACGTCGGCGACCTGCTCGGCGTGGGCGAGCCCACCGAGGAGACCCCGGTCCGCCTCACCCCCGAGGAACTCGCCGACCACTTCGCGGGCGAGGTCACCGCGGAGAACCTGGCCGCCGCCATGGACCTCGGTTACCTCGGCACCGACGGCGACGAGATCGTCCACGTCAGCCGCCGGCTGCTCGACGTCTCCGCCGCCCTGGTCCGCGAGGGCATCCCGCTGGCCGCGGTCCTGGCCGCCGGCCACCGCGTCCGCGCCCACGCCGAGGCCCTGGCCGAGCTCTTCACCGACCTCATCACCCACCACGGCACCGAGAAGGACCTCCACCGCCTGCGCCCCCTGGCGAAGAGCGTGGTGGACGCGGAACTGTCGATGGCTCTGGACCGGCGGCTGAACAAGGGGGCGTGA
- a CDS encoding recombinase family protein, translating into MPEHNRPPHGATSARTGSPRALGAVRLSCLTKATTSPGRQRAAIRLCAEQLNLTLIAEAADLGVSAHTTSPFERPSLSPWLRHPEKYDAVVWSHVDRAVRSLAHMSQLIEWGRSRTRTLVFGMPEEDWPLVVTPQADRLVVRRCLDLAHAAEQEARAISARLTGAHEALRAAGRYGGGLVPFGYRKVPHASGAGWSLAPDPETAALVLSIVEDVHAGRSLVAVAQRLNDQGVPVPRDRHAQLQGRPTGGRRHGRDFERFRWTSGTLSKVLRSPSLAGHRTHRGRTVRDHSGTPVLIGQPLLSAEDFDALQDVLAARSNGTRRPRSRTTSLLTGVVYCAGCGGRMYFAARKGRPYGDYVCRATARGDVCPAPGGMRSDWLESYTADRYHQATAATAPVSREDLLRDDVRVTVAKGRSGGGRERLAGPDTSRLTFVLGSSLPDRPQR; encoded by the coding sequence ATGCCCGAGCATAACCGTCCACCGCACGGGGCCACTTCGGCTCGCACCGGATCGCCACGAGCCCTCGGTGCCGTACGCCTCAGCTGCCTCACGAAGGCAACCACGTCACCCGGCAGGCAGCGCGCCGCGATCCGACTGTGTGCGGAGCAGTTGAACCTGACCCTGATCGCGGAGGCCGCGGACCTGGGGGTCTCCGCGCACACGACATCTCCGTTCGAGCGCCCGTCCCTGTCGCCCTGGCTGCGGCATCCCGAGAAATACGACGCTGTCGTGTGGTCGCACGTGGACCGCGCCGTACGATCCCTCGCCCATATGTCCCAGCTGATCGAGTGGGGCCGCTCCCGCACGAGGACGCTCGTCTTCGGGATGCCCGAGGAAGACTGGCCGCTGGTGGTCACGCCGCAGGCGGACAGGCTCGTCGTCCGCCGTTGCCTGGACCTGGCCCATGCGGCCGAGCAGGAAGCCCGTGCCATCTCCGCTCGGCTCACCGGTGCCCACGAGGCGCTGCGCGCCGCAGGCCGGTACGGCGGCGGCCTCGTCCCCTTCGGCTACCGCAAGGTTCCGCACGCCTCCGGCGCCGGTTGGTCCCTGGCCCCCGATCCCGAAACCGCCGCCCTCGTCCTCTCGATCGTGGAGGACGTGCACGCGGGGCGCTCCCTGGTGGCCGTCGCACAGCGCCTGAACGACCAGGGTGTGCCGGTCCCCCGTGACCGCCACGCCCAGTTGCAGGGCCGGCCCACGGGCGGCCGGCGCCACGGGCGCGACTTCGAACGGTTCCGCTGGACGTCGGGCACGCTCTCGAAGGTACTGCGCAGCCCGTCATTGGCCGGGCACCGCACCCACCGGGGCCGGACCGTCCGTGATCACTCCGGTACACCGGTACTCATCGGACAGCCGCTGCTGTCTGCGGAGGACTTCGATGCGCTGCAGGACGTGCTCGCAGCACGCTCGAACGGCACCCGCCGCCCGCGGAGCCGGACGACGTCGCTGCTCACGGGTGTCGTGTACTGCGCGGGCTGCGGTGGGCGCATGTACTTCGCCGCACGTAAAGGGCGGCCGTACGGCGACTATGTGTGCCGAGCGACCGCACGCGGCGACGTATGCCCCGCTCCGGGCGGAATGCGCTCCGACTGGCTCGAGAGCTACACAGCCGACCGCTATCACCAGGCGACAGCGGCGACGGCGCCCGTCTCCCGTGAGGACCTGCTCCGCGACGACGTTCGCGTCACCGTGGCGAAAGGACGATCCGGCGGTGGCCGCGAACGACTGGCCGGGCCGGACACCTCACGTCTGACGTTCGTCCTCGGAAGTTCCCTGCCGGACCGGCCACAGCGCTGA
- a CDS encoding exodeoxyribonuclease III: protein MLTVTSANVNGLRAAAKKGFVEWLALTGADVLCLQEVRAEPQQLPEQVRTPVGWHAVHAPAAAKGRAGVSLYTRREPDAVRVGFGSAEFDGSGRYVEADLPGVTVASLYLPSGEVGTERQDEKIRFMGEFLAHLKELRERAAADGREVLVCGDWNIAHQQADLKNWRANQKNSGFLPEEREWLSRVLDPADGGYVDVVRALHPDVAGPYTWWSYRGRAFDNDAGWRIDLAVATPGLARRAVKAYVERAASHEARWSDHAPVTVVFEP, encoded by the coding sequence GTGCTCACTGTGACCTCCGCCAACGTCAACGGACTGCGTGCCGCCGCGAAGAAGGGCTTCGTGGAGTGGCTCGCGCTGACCGGCGCCGATGTGCTCTGCCTCCAGGAGGTGCGCGCCGAGCCGCAGCAACTGCCCGAGCAGGTGCGCACGCCCGTCGGCTGGCACGCCGTGCACGCCCCCGCCGCCGCCAAGGGCCGCGCGGGCGTCTCCCTCTACACCCGCCGCGAGCCGGACGCCGTCCGTGTCGGCTTCGGCTCGGCGGAGTTCGACGGCAGCGGGCGCTATGTCGAGGCCGACCTGCCGGGTGTGACGGTCGCCTCCCTCTACCTGCCCTCCGGCGAGGTCGGCACCGAGCGGCAGGACGAGAAGATCCGGTTCATGGGTGAGTTCCTCGCCCACCTCAAGGAGCTGCGCGAGCGGGCCGCCGCCGACGGACGCGAGGTCCTGGTCTGCGGCGACTGGAACATCGCCCACCAGCAGGCCGACCTGAAGAACTGGCGCGCCAACCAGAAGAACTCCGGCTTCCTGCCCGAGGAGCGAGAGTGGCTGAGCCGGGTCCTGGACCCGGCGGACGGCGGCTATGTCGACGTGGTGCGCGCCCTGCACCCGGACGTGGCGGGACCGTACACCTGGTGGTCGTACCGGGGGCGGGCCTTCGACAATGACGCGGGATGGCGGATCGACCTCGCCGTCGCCACTCCGGGGCTCGCCCGGCGAGCGGTCAAGGCGTATGTGGAACGAGCCGCCAGCCACGAGGCGCGCTGGTCGGACCATGCCCCTGTGACGGTGGTCTTCGAGCCGTGA
- a CDS encoding GNAT family N-acetyltransferase, with amino-acid sequence MFIRPVAFDHPDAVKLNDEVQAEYHVRYGDGGDATHLDPADFRPPHGVYLIAYDEDGTPVATGGWRSQDKNAEGNEDGDAEVKRMFVIESMRGRGLARRILAALEEDARAAGRVRMVLETGDQQPEAIALYTSSGYEPCAKFGYYREYESSLCYAKPLR; translated from the coding sequence ATGTTCATTCGCCCTGTCGCCTTCGACCACCCCGACGCCGTCAAGCTGAACGACGAGGTCCAGGCCGAGTACCACGTGCGCTACGGCGACGGCGGCGACGCCACCCACCTGGACCCGGCCGACTTCCGCCCGCCGCACGGCGTCTACCTGATCGCCTACGACGAGGACGGCACCCCCGTCGCCACCGGCGGCTGGCGCAGCCAGGACAAGAACGCCGAGGGCAACGAGGACGGCGACGCCGAGGTGAAGCGCATGTTCGTGATCGAGTCCATGCGCGGCCGGGGCCTCGCCCGCCGCATCCTCGCCGCACTGGAGGAGGACGCCCGCGCGGCGGGCCGCGTCCGCATGGTCCTGGAGACCGGCGACCAGCAGCCCGAGGCCATCGCCCTGTACACCTCCAGCGGCTACGAGCCCTGCGCCAAGTTCGGCTACTACCGGGAGTACGAGTCGAGCCTCTGCTACGCCAAGCCGCTGCGGTGA